In a single window of the Methanofollis ethanolicus genome:
- a CDS encoding UvrD-helicase domain-containing protein, giving the protein MTAELIRWRGGPGAGKSTTLIEYVRSEVDAGTKIGDIVVMTFSRSQAADLASRLHDAVFPDAPAKEVLRLCATIHGMALRACMTAGLIEDPRQQVIQPGDRRKAPIYQAFMNERGLEYDPLLGTDEDEDRSRADLPTGNALITLNAYLQATLCGPEEWRKAVADLGLGVSNLVGSVEDLLRAWAAYKAERGLFEHEDYVRLALDHELPPPAPALFVDEYQDVSPAQNALIEQWINHPDTRRVYVAGDEDQSIYGFRGCDPSLFLSLAAEDRGARPDGSRPTSHRCPARIMETAETILGHPANVSPCSRKGQVHHVRPGNAETLARQVEVAVKYARTKEERQPVFVLSRFRKGAGSLARALSAAGVPCGDIKPGRVRFWTSARIGRSRDSLEPTTISPWTLKTAIARYLAGCDIDPIPANEAEALALAALVGKKRSAALTDLRIKANQGPVRLGDVYAWTDGRQGDRIFDRLNMRPWLVRQIRACLAREARRGYEITPEMVKVDTIHAAKGLEAAVVLLHTGYLKGRLDDLRMPDRRAEERRVYFVSATRASHALLLLDYGEGPVCPILEGVGA; this is encoded by the coding sequence ATGACCGCCGAACTGATCCGGTGGCGGGGAGGACCTGGCGCCGGGAAAAGCACGACCCTGATCGAGTATGTTCGGTCCGAGGTGGATGCCGGCACGAAGATCGGTGACATTGTTGTAATGACCTTTAGCCGCAGCCAGGCCGCCGACCTTGCAAGCCGCCTACATGATGCGGTTTTCCCTGACGCGCCCGCAAAGGAGGTCCTGAGGTTGTGTGCGACGATTCACGGCATGGCTCTCAGAGCGTGCATGACCGCCGGTCTGATCGAGGACCCGCGTCAGCAGGTGATCCAACCCGGCGACCGGAGGAAGGCACCGATCTATCAGGCCTTCATGAATGAGCGCGGTCTCGAGTACGACCCTCTGCTCGGTACCGACGAGGACGAGGACCGCAGTCGTGCCGACCTACCGACCGGGAACGCATTGATCACCCTCAACGCCTATCTCCAGGCTACTCTCTGCGGCCCCGAAGAATGGCGCAAGGCGGTCGCCGATCTCGGCCTCGGTGTCTCAAATCTTGTGGGGTCGGTTGAAGACCTCCTCCGAGCATGGGCAGCATACAAGGCCGAGCGCGGGCTTTTCGAGCACGAAGACTACGTACGCCTTGCCCTCGATCACGAACTCCCGCCCCCCGCCCCGGCCCTGTTCGTCGATGAGTATCAGGATGTCAGCCCGGCACAGAACGCCCTGATTGAGCAGTGGATCAACCATCCGGACACTCGCCGGGTCTATGTGGCCGGCGACGAGGACCAGAGCATCTATGGCTTCCGCGGATGTGATCCCTCTCTCTTCCTCTCCCTCGCAGCAGAGGACCGGGGAGCACGGCCCGACGGCAGCCGGCCGACCTCGCACCGGTGCCCCGCCCGGATCATGGAGACGGCCGAAACGATCCTCGGACACCCGGCAAACGTCTCCCCTTGTAGCCGCAAGGGGCAGGTCCACCATGTCCGGCCCGGCAATGCCGAAACCCTCGCCCGACAGGTGGAGGTCGCGGTCAAGTACGCCCGGACTAAAGAAGAGCGGCAGCCGGTCTTCGTCCTCAGTCGATTCAGGAAAGGTGCCGGCAGCCTCGCCCGCGCCCTGAGTGCGGCCGGGGTTCCCTGCGGCGACATCAAGCCGGGGAGGGTGCGGTTCTGGACATCGGCGAGGATCGGCAGGTCCCGCGACAGCCTCGAACCGACGACGATCAGCCCGTGGACCCTGAAGACGGCGATCGCCCGCTACCTCGCCGGGTGCGACATCGACCCGATCCCGGCGAACGAGGCCGAGGCCCTCGCCCTTGCGGCCCTCGTCGGCAAGAAGCGATCCGCCGCCCTCACTGACCTGAGGATCAAGGCGAATCAGGGGCCGGTCCGCCTGGGCGACGTGTATGCCTGGACCGATGGCCGACAGGGGGACCGGATCTTCGACAGGCTCAACATGAGGCCGTGGCTCGTCCGACAGATTCGGGCATGTCTCGCCCGGGAAGCCCGGCGCGGCTACGAGATCACGCCCGAAATGGTGAAGGTGGACACGATCCACGCGGCGAAGGGTCTTGAGGCGGCCGTGGTCCTCCTGCACACCGGATATCTGAAGGGCCGCCTGGACGACCTCAGGATGCCGGACCGACGAGCAGAAGAGAGGAGGGTGTACTTTGTCAGTGCGACCCGGGCAAGCCACGCCCTTCTCCTTCTGGACTATGGCGAGGGGCCGGTGTGCCCGATCCTTGAAGGGGTGGGTGCGTGA
- a CDS encoding toprim domain-containing protein codes for MIDWTPLLEDACRFYERHLTDEHRAFLLARYGFQPWFAERARIGYAPADGDALLQHLMDRGYSGEEIVGSGLVQRWTVEGRTGVADHFRGRLVFPYLGEGGMPLYFIARATDETPTHGDEVPAKYKKQIVTDAGPKEPIFGAWSVIEGGPLIVTEGIADALAVHQACRSCLSPVTTSFKQERIDEAAAYCTRAGPVYLINDNEESGAGLKGATKTALALLAHGIGKVYIGTLPRPEGREKIDMNDFLREGGDLAQVLAEAVPADEHPAVKEEKKKAIQASVAALRSSLARQRWQASGKKKNGDDIEDLKRRMPSLSAYTGVAPGKRGPHPVYGSTHGDNFAISTDGETWTSFHCGNETGKGGNIFKLIALEQGFLPDEDMPLRGEAFKQTIEYCKERW; via the coding sequence GTGATCGACTGGACACCCCTTCTTGAAGACGCATGCCGGTTCTACGAGCGGCATCTCACTGACGAGCACCGCGCCTTCCTCCTCGCCCGCTACGGTTTCCAGCCATGGTTTGCGGAGAGGGCACGGATCGGATATGCCCCGGCAGACGGCGACGCCCTTCTTCAGCACCTCATGGACAGGGGATACAGCGGAGAGGAGATCGTCGGGTCCGGCCTCGTGCAGCGGTGGACGGTAGAGGGAAGGACCGGCGTTGCCGATCACTTCCGCGGCCGTCTCGTCTTCCCCTATTTGGGCGAGGGGGGGATGCCCCTCTACTTCATTGCCCGGGCAACCGACGAGACGCCAACACACGGCGACGAGGTGCCAGCGAAGTATAAGAAGCAGATCGTCACCGACGCCGGACCGAAAGAACCGATCTTCGGTGCATGGTCCGTGATCGAGGGCGGACCTCTGATCGTCACCGAGGGGATCGCCGACGCCCTCGCGGTCCACCAGGCGTGTCGGTCGTGCCTCAGCCCGGTGACAACGAGCTTCAAGCAGGAGCGGATCGACGAGGCCGCTGCATACTGCACGCGGGCCGGCCCCGTCTACCTCATCAACGACAACGAGGAGAGCGGGGCCGGCCTGAAAGGAGCGACGAAGACCGCCCTTGCCCTCCTCGCCCACGGGATCGGGAAGGTGTACATCGGCACCCTCCCGCGTCCTGAGGGGAGGGAGAAGATCGATATGAACGACTTCCTCAGGGAGGGCGGCGACCTCGCACAGGTCCTCGCCGAAGCGGTCCCGGCCGACGAGCACCCGGCGGTGAAGGAGGAGAAGAAAAAGGCGATCCAGGCAAGTGTTGCCGCCCTGCGGTCCTCCCTCGCCCGGCAGCGGTGGCAGGCGAGCGGGAAGAAGAAGAACGGTGACGACATCGAGGACCTGAAGCGCCGCATGCCTTCCCTCAGTGCCTACACCGGCGTTGCTCCGGGGAAGAGAGGACCGCACCCCGTCTATGGATCGACCCACGGCGACAACTTCGCCATATCCACAGACGGCGAGACATGGACCTCCTTCCATTGTGGGAACGAGACGGGAAAGGGCGGCAACATCTTCAAACTGATCGCCCTGGAGCAGGGATTCCTCCCCGACGAGGACATGCCCCTCCGGGGCGAGGCGTTCAAGCAGACGATCGAGTATTGCAAGGAGCGGTGGTAA